From Paenibacillus sp. V4I7, one genomic window encodes:
- a CDS encoding GNAT family N-acetyltransferase, giving the protein MVQLTPVSEDNKEVLYNLYQLYHYDFSQFSAIDINGSGLYEISLEHYWQDPRWNPFFIYCADKIVGFLVVLFENYDVDPDPTHVIYDFLVLRKFRRNGIGKEAAVRTFDLYKANWKVAQKSSNEPAILFWRHVIREYTGDRYTELFRQDLNKYVQTFSTKGS; this is encoded by the coding sequence GTGGTTCAACTAACCCCTGTTTCGGAAGATAATAAGGAAGTTCTTTATAACCTTTATCAGTTATATCATTATGATTTTAGTCAATTTTCTGCGATAGACATAAACGGCTCTGGGTTATATGAAATCAGTTTGGAACACTACTGGCAAGATCCTAGATGGAACCCATTCTTTATTTATTGTGCAGACAAAATTGTTGGTTTCCTTGTTGTTTTATTTGAAAATTATGATGTTGATCCAGATCCTACACACGTTATTTATGATTTTCTGGTTCTTAGGAAATTTAGAAGAAACGGAATAGGAAAGGAAGCCGCAGTAAGGACCTTTGATTTATATAAGGCAAATTGGAAAGTTGCTCAAAAGAGTTCCAACGAGCCTGCTATTCTATTTTGGCGTCATGTAATTAGGGAATACACGGGTGATAGATACACGGAATTATTTAGGCAAGACCTAAATAAGTATGTTCAAACCTTCAGCACTAAAGGATCATAA
- a CDS encoding NAD(P)-dependent oxidoreductase: MIRLENVPTIPVPFNEDGPLRTELYPYGVDYEKQLVENTVLSKPLQLPGTVLRLPMVYGEGDSSNRLYKYVKRMLDNRNAVILDDLYANWRGTRGHVENVAHAIALAATNEVAKNRIYNVGEEVSLSEKEWVQLIAKVMKWDGKVHSIPRSDLPEQLIYSLLDLRQDWVVDTSCIRNELNYSELVSIEEAVSRTVDWEENNPPKELHPKDFPRFDYESEDLVLTKIV, from the coding sequence TTGATTCGTCTGGAAAACGTTCCGACCATTCCAGTACCGTTTAATGAAGACGGTCCGTTAAGAACGGAACTCTATCCCTACGGCGTTGATTATGAAAAGCAATTGGTTGAAAACACTGTCTTAAGTAAACCCCTTCAATTGCCTGGTACTGTCCTAAGGCTTCCGATGGTATATGGCGAGGGTGATTCATCCAATAGACTATATAAATACGTAAAGCGCATGCTTGATAATCGAAATGCCGTTATACTTGATGATCTATATGCCAACTGGCGCGGCACTCGCGGACATGTTGAAAACGTAGCGCATGCTATAGCGTTGGCAGCAACAAATGAAGTTGCCAAAAACCGCATATATAACGTTGGTGAAGAAGTGTCTCTTTCAGAAAAGGAATGGGTTCAATTGATTGCAAAGGTTATGAAGTGGGATGGGAAAGTTCACAGCATTCCCAGAAGCGATTTACCTGAGCAACTGATCTATTCGTTGTTGGATTTACGACAAGATTGGGTTGTGGACACTTCGTGCATACGGAATGAACTAAACTATAGCGAACTGGTATCTATAGAAGAAGCGGTTTCTCGAACTGTTGACTGGGAAGAAAACAACCCTCCGAAAGAACTTCACCCCAAAGATTTCCCGAGATTTGATTATGAATCAGAGGATTTGGTGTTGACAAAGATAGTCTGA
- a CDS encoding metallophosphoesterase, with translation MKKIAVITDIHGNSPALMTVLQDITSKSVDHIYCLGDVVGIGPDSNEVLELLLSRTDVSFVVGNHDVAVLAAFYGDDAPKGHQNERHHHQWLADRINPEYIEAMSKWPKQLIVNHFNKVLLFTHYHLNQEGWFLSIEKNPSTENLDQLYKETKYKMVCFGHHHMIHHFVSSKRTYFNPGALGCHDKPRARYGIVSLTEKAISEELIEVPYDNKEFLQSYIQLQVPEREFILKIFHGGQLTY, from the coding sequence ATGAAAAAAATAGCAGTAATAACCGATATTCACGGAAATAGCCCTGCATTAATGACGGTGCTTCAGGATATCACTTCCAAGAGTGTTGATCACATTTATTGTTTGGGGGATGTAGTTGGCATTGGACCCGATTCCAACGAAGTTCTTGAATTACTATTGTCACGAACTGATGTTTCATTCGTCGTGGGTAATCATGATGTAGCGGTATTGGCCGCTTTTTATGGAGATGACGCTCCGAAAGGACATCAAAATGAACGGCACCATCACCAATGGTTGGCAGATAGAATTAACCCCGAGTACATCGAAGCGATGAGTAAATGGCCAAAACAATTAATCGTCAATCATTTCAATAAAGTACTGCTATTCACTCATTATCATCTCAATCAAGAAGGCTGGTTTTTGTCTATTGAAAAGAACCCGTCAACGGAGAATTTAGATCAACTCTACAAAGAAACCAAGTATAAGATGGTATGCTTTGGTCATCATCATATGATTCACCATTTTGTTTCTAGCAAAAGAACTTATTTTAATCCTGGTGCATTAGGTTGTCACGATAAACCGCGCGCTAGATACGGCATTGTTTCGTTAACGGAGAAAGCAATCAGCGAAGAGTTAATTGAAGTTCCCTACGACAATAAGGAGTTTCTGCAATCTTATATTCAGTTGCAAGTTCCTGAACGGGAATTTATTCTGAAAATTTTTCACGGTGGGCAATTAACTTATTAG
- a CDS encoding NAD-dependent epimerase/dehydratase family protein: MRILIIGGTRFIGPFLIKELINKGHEVAVFSRGNNKLDPSFSSKITYFVGDTSQLMDYKDKFKSFAPHVVVHMIAYTEKDARMAMNTFEGITDRIVVSSSMDVTKPMVI; encoded by the coding sequence ATGCGGATTCTGATTATTGGAGGCACTCGGTTTATTGGACCTTTTCTTATTAAAGAACTGATTAATAAGGGACATGAGGTTGCTGTATTTAGTCGCGGAAATAATAAACTCGATCCTTCTTTCTCGAGCAAGATAACTTATTTTGTTGGTGATACAAGCCAACTGATGGATTACAAAGATAAATTTAAAAGTTTCGCACCGCATGTCGTGGTACACATGATTGCTTATACTGAAAAAGACGCTCGGATGGCAATGAATACGTTTGAGGGTATCACGGATCGGATTGTGGTTTCCAGCAGTATGGATGTTACCAAGCCTATGGTAATTTGA